A segment of the Coffea arabica cultivar ET-39 chromosome 8c, Coffea Arabica ET-39 HiFi, whole genome shotgun sequence genome:
AAGATCAGCCGAAGTTTGATAGAATTTAGTAACATGTTGGCAAAGTTGATGTGTACTAGGAGTTGCAGcaggaaagaaaaactcttctttctttattttttctttttccttctttttcatgTTTTTAGAGAGAAAGTAGATAAGGCCTAAACAATTGTCAAACATGAATGGCGCCCTTTCTCACCTTAAATGGTCTCATCAATCCGaacatagttattaaactcggTCCTAAGCTTGATCAGAAAGTTGATCGAGCCACCTAATTGGCTGTTTAATTGTGAGTTACATATTGCTTATATACTACAACAATATAtcttaattataaaattaataaaaattttaaattagttGTTTAACCGACAATTCAATTGATGATTTTTTCGATTCACTAGCTGAACCATCAAATCATTGACTAGTTAATGGATATTAAAtccgatccaaaacttaatctagaaAGTTGATCGAGTTACCTGTTTGATGGTTAACCATGAGTTGCATATtagttatattatataatataacatatattaaattataaaattaataaaaaattttaattagtgATTCAACCAACGGCTAAACCAACATTTTTTTAATCACCTATTGAACCGTTAAATCATTGACTAGTTAATAAATTTCTTGTTGGAAGAAGGGCTTGTTTGGAAGCTCAGTTTTTCACAAGTTTGTatgctactagttttttaacaatttttgctacaggaaccccaaaaatttatcaaagtttttaacctacacaatttaaaataccaaaaatttaaaaaaaaaaaaaaatcacaacccttatctttttctttttcttcctccccCATCCCAACCTACCACCACTTCCATCGCCAACCACCACCTCTGGCGCCgaggtccttttttttttgcctttctccctctccccctcatCCTTCCCCTTTACCCAGTTTGTATGACCCCTTTTTTTCCTCCTCTCCCTTTCCCCCACTCCTTCCCCACCACCCACAAATGAAACTCTTAAGTGTTATTTTGTAAAACCCACAAATGAAACTCCGGCGTCTGTGAAAACCCACAGATGAAACTCTTAAGTGTTATTCTGGTCCAAGGCATTTCTGGAACGCCTTGTTGCGATAACCATGGAATATGCAGAACGCCTTTCCCCCACTCCTCCCCCACCACCCATTTGCACCAGATTGCAGGGAGGAGGAGGGGGAGGGAaggctgaaaattgcaaaaaaaaaaaaaaagtttctgcTGGGCATTGACTGTCGGGTGGGGaagagggagggggaagggcagaggggaggagaggggtggtGGGTAGGAGATGGGAAGAGAAAatgcgaaaaaaaaaatttttttgctaGGCATTGATTGCGTCTTGACTGCTGGGCATTGACTGCCGGGCGAGGGaagagggagggggaagggcagaggggaggagaggggtggcgGGTAGGAGATGGGGAgagaaaatgcacaaaaaaaaaaaaattgctgcaGATTGCGGGGCTGAGGGAGAAGACGGGGGGAGGGGGTGGCGGGGCTGAGAGAGAAGGCGGGAGGAAGGGGTGGCCGGGCAGAgggggaagggggaggggggtggcggggCAGAGGAGGTGGCgggaggagaggggtggcgGAGGTAatggggaagaagaagaagaaagaaaagaaaaaggaaagaaagaaaaagaaagagaaagagaaagagaaaaggaaagaaaaaaagaaaaggaaaggaaaaaaaatttcaccttacaaaaacttctacaaaattttttcaaaaacttctacagtataCTACAGTAATGTTTTAgataaactcccaaaaaactcagatTCCAAACAGGCCCCTAATTAATAGTCCAACCTAATCTTATGCTGGTTCACTGGGTTGACTGATTCGATCACCAAACCAAACCGAATCAAGTTTTATAACTATGAACAATCCAACGAAGCATAAGGTCCTCACCTCTTGCATGGATAGCATAAAAGATTTGGAAACATTCGACATCGACATTGTTCTCATGATTTCATACAGTTTTGTCATCAAATGACCTCTCTGCTAAGAAAATTGACCTTGGAAAAAACTGAAGGTGGGAAAATCATCAAAGTTTGAGGGCAAAACGGAAAATATCTTCTCGGTTTCAATAATCCCTGTCTCAACTGCAATCTGTCCTACTTCATCTTTAGTCACGCAAAGGCCTCTCTAGCTTTAAATTTTAAGCAGCCAAGTGAAATTGCTCCAGCGGAAAtatagggcctgtttggaacctagttttttgggagtttgtctaaaactttactgtagtgcactgtagaagtttttaaaaaaattttgtagaaatttttgtaaagtgacaaattttgtagaagtttttgtaaggtgaaaaattttttttttctttttttttctctttccctttctttttctttttctttttctttctttccttttttcttttctttcctttttttttttttcttcttcttcttcttccccgttACCTCCGCTACCCCCAGCTGCAACTCCACCTCCCACCGCCCCCTTCTACCCCGCCTTCCCCCTCTCTCCCGCCGCCCCTCTCTGCGCCACCctcctctgccccttccccctccccccgccttcCCTCTCTCCCCCGCTGTCCCCCTCCCTGCCCCTTCCACCTACCCCCGCCGCCTCTCTCTCCCCCGCCTTCccccttcccccttccccctcccccgcagcccccctctgccccttccccctccccctgccttccctttctccccctccccccgccgccTCTCTCTCCCCCGCCTTCCCCCCCGCAGCCCCCCTTTCCTCgccacctctctctctcccgCCTTCCCCCTCTTCCCGCTGTCCCCCTCTGCCCCCCTCGCCGCCCCTCTCTGCGCCACCCCCTTCTGCACCGGAcgtagagagaaaaaaaaaacaagagagaatgatggcaggggaggaagagggggagagggaaaaaaatggggaaaaaaaaaagaccggcACCGGCACCGGCACCGAAAATTGGTGATGAAGCCGGcaatggaggtggtggtgggggaggaagaagaagaaaagaggaagggaattttttttttttttttgtgttttggatattttaagtgtgtagtttaaaaattttgataagttttttggggttcctgtagcaaaagttgttaaaaaactagttttatacaaacttggtaaaaaaccaAGCTTCCAAACAGGGCCATAGTCTCCTAAATCAACTTCATGCAGAGAAGTGTACCTCAACCAAAAACCTATTGAGATCTTCCTTGATACTCCCTCCGTCTCACTTTGATAGttccatttcttttttcacacagtttaagaaaaagtagttaactttgttggaaaagtaaatttagattgctatttttctaaaataccctcacattaaatatgatacaactttatgggaacttaaattaatggtaaaaaaaaaaatcaactctcattaaatgaaGTAAATTTATAGTAACAAtgacttacattgaataaggatattttaagaaaattaaaatacaactacattcttcaattgaaaagtaGACTACAATTTGAAACaaacgaaaaaagaaaatgagactATCAAAATGAGACGGAGAAAATATATACAACTGTCGAGTACTACGGTGGTACGGTATACGTAGGCAGCAGGGGAAAACCTTGAGCTTGAAATATAGAAATAttacttatttaaaaaaatattaaataaaaaaaataaatggcaGTATATGACAAGATATGGCCATAGATCCAGTATGTCTTGCATTCTACTATTGCTTCAACCGAAGACAAAATTGGTTGGCAACCTAATGAAGTTAGTTCGTGGATTCTATAAGCAAAAACTCCTTTATTGTGGGTAGCCTTGTGGATTCTCATTTGAAGTGGCATGGAAGATAACCGCCTTTATTGGCAAAATATTaaggaaacaaataaatctaCTCCGGGCACTATAATCATAGTTACTCGACTCTCATACTTATTCCTACCAGTATCATGAGGTAAGTGTGCCAGGAAGCCAAGGGAATTCATGCCTTTTGTAATTTATACTTGTTCCATCCATCCAGCAAGAATTCTAACTAATTTGCACATCACCAATTTTAGTAGCTTTCAGTATTTTCCTCTCCAAGAATACCACTTCAATTTTATCTGGAACCACAAAGGAGGAGTCCCTAAAATCCCTCGATTCAGCCTTGGATCAAACACATCAAACTGCACACGGCTTAGAGAATCCAAAATGGCCTCAGCAGGCACAGAAGGTAGGAGTACAGGCCGAGCCTCGGCAGGCACTGTTCCGTACAACTCACGGGCTTTTAGCAAATGCACATTGGCTACAGATGCTATTTCAAAAACTGCATTACATATTCCCTCACGAGAATCAATTTGAATCTCTCTCCGACCACCCTGATTCACCAGCAATCCATGCTTCTCCGCCACCTGAGCAGGTATGTAGGAAAAATGACGGTTGCGACTGGCATGGTAAGACAATGACCTGAGCAGCACAAGGAGACCGCTAGCCTTGCCTATATGTGATGCAGCATGATCTGCAGCAGTGGATGTAATACCACCAGCTTGAAGGGTTATGTACAGTAGTGTGGATGCAGTATCCTCAGCATATCGCTCTAGTTCTTCAATAGCTTCTGGAATGTTAGTAACCTCTCTTTTGGCATCATTTATGCGAGCTTCCACTGATCTTTTCAGCCAGCTTTTGCTTATTTTATGCTCAGAACGGATAGATGTTAAAGCCTGGGCAACCGGATGCTCAATTAACTCGTGGGAGAAAATTTTGTCTATGGCTTCTTGCCACCATAGTAGGCGCACAAGGCCGATTTTAGGATCAGAAGCAACATCCATAGCTCTAGCTGTTTCAACATTAAAAGCACGTAATGCAAAGGCAGCCCTTCGCATGTTTGGCGGAAGTTCAAGAAGGCAAAGGTAATGAGGATAATCATAATTTCGTACTTGCTGCACACAATAGGAGAAGGCCGCTCTTAGGCCACTAGATGTAGAAGCACCACTCATCTGATGTAAACAATGATTCTCTGCCAATGGCAATTAGAAAGTCAGAAGCTAAATACTTCAATACAAATTAGAAGACAaagaaggaaatcagtcaaacACAATGACAGAAATGGAAAGTGAAACTCAAGTTTCTAAACCAAGTATTCTATGTTGATATGAAGGGGAAGAGAGCAAGTATTTTTACTTAAACGACTAAGAATTAACTGCCAGGCTTTTGCTTAAATTGACCCTTCATTGAAGATTTTCATTAATCAGCCATGAGTCTGACTTGAATTGCTGTACGTGATTGGACACTATTACCATACATCCAAGACAtaatcttgaaactaaaaaagcaCAACTGAAAGCTTACATATATTAAGAGGCAAGTATCAACAAATGTAGAGATCATTTTTCTTGCTTAACAATAGCGCACATAGTCCAGTAGGAtctataatttttctaattaaCTCAACCCGGCTGACCAGTAAAATTCAAAGCACAATTAGCATTTTAAGTTGATAATTAAAGAACAACCTGAGTATCCTTTAGTAAGAAAACTGAAGCTCTTAAGACTAACCAAGTATAAGAATGAATATTACTGAATATAATCCATGTCCAAATCCATATTACTgaattttctttactttactcaAGCAAACTATTTCAGAAAAGTTCTTATCAGGTAAAATAGTATAAATCTTCAATGAGCCAAAAGATATGATGTCTCCAAACTTATTTTTCGTTAATATGCCATATATCTGCTCTTTTACACGTTAATTGCCATATCTTTCTTATTCAAACACATTAACCAAATTATAGAATCTTTCTTTTCCAATCACACCCACCTGACTCCTGAGGGCAAACCCCATTGACAAAtggttaccaaaaaaaaaaataataataataacctaGGTAAAAAGCAAAGCTCATACATGCACATGTGAAAATCAAATACCGtcaaggagaaagaaagaaccCATTTAAATCAACTCAAGAATGCGTACAAGAACAAAAAGCTAAAAGCTGCGAAAAGGGCCaaaattgttctttttttttttttttttcttttggggagGGGGCAAAAATTGTTCAATAGATAAAATCCCATTGTATCTACATAAATTCTAGCAATCACCAATTTAGAGACAAATTCAtcaataacaataaaaaaaatgcatttttaagtACTACATACAAGTAAATGACAGTACTGACCTTTAAGAGCAATTGAAGCAGCATCCCATAAAAGTTCCCAAGCGGTAAATcgcagagagagagaaaggttTAAGGGGTCAGTGGAGCAACCTGTGATATTCTCCGATCAGAGGGAGGAAATTTTATGACGTCGCCGGAGAAGAAAGTTGCCATCCGCAATCGGAGAATGAAGTGCTAAGGGAGAGAGATGAGAGAGAGTTATGTCTGTAACTGTGAGCTAAATAACCCAAGAAAAAATATCCATGTTTAAGATGACCCGTTTAGGATCCGCGTCTCAACCCATCTCTGCGTGGAATTAGTATTGGAAATATTAAATACTAGTCTGACTGTGCCACTTTTAGTATTTAGCAACAAGTATTTTGTTTTTCCTAtcgttgagaaaaaaaaaaaaaaacaagtatatttattttccttaggaGAAACTTAATTCCAAAATCCCGCCCGCCGAACATTCCAGAACACCACTGCTTAGTCCGGAGTCACTGCTTGACTCCTAGAATCCTCTGGTCTCCTCGtcctccttttttttataaacCTCTCGTCCCCAAACCCCATCTGCCAATCCATCTGCTCTAAACCCACCTccccccaaaaagaaaaagaaagaaaaaaaacagaagCAGCTTAATCCTCCATACCCAAGATTAGCTTCTTTCTAATTACTTTTATTGATTGATTAATGGCTGACGAAGCCAAGGCCAAGGGCAACGCCGCCTTCTCTGCCGGAAAGTATGAGGAGGCCATCCGCCACTTCACGGAGGCTATTAATTTCTCCCCAACTAACCACGTCCTCTACTCCAATCGATCCGCCGCCTATGCTTCTCTTGGTAAGTATTCCGACGCGCTCCCCGACGCCGAGAAAACCGTCGAGCTTAAACCCGACTGGTCCAAGGGCTATTCCCGTCTCGGGGCGGCTCATTTAGGTTTGCGTCGCTACGACGACGCCGTTTCGGCGTACAACAAGGGTCTTGAGATTGACCCCAATAATGATGCTCTTAAATCTGGGCTTGCTGATGCTCAATCTGCTCAGGCCCGATCCAGGCCCGCGCAGCAACCTCCAAGCCCGTTTGGGGATGTTTTCTCCGGGACGGAGATGTGGGCGAAGCTTACGGCGGATCCCTCAACGCGGGCTTTGCTCCAGCAGCCTGATTTTGTGAGGACTATGCAGGATATTCAGAAAAATCCCAGCAGTTTGAATACGTATCTCAAGGACCAGAGGGTAATGCAGGCTCTCGGGGTGTTGTTGGGCTTGAAGTTGAATGCGAGAGGTGGGCCAGAAGAAGATACCGAAATGCCCGAGTCGTCGCCGGAGCGCAAGAGGCCTGCGGAGGCTGAGCCTGTGAAGGAGGAGAAGAGACCTGAGAAGGCGCCCGAGCCGGAACCGGAACCAATGGAGCTTTCAGGGGAAGTGAAGGAGGTTAAGGAGAGGAAAGCCCAGGCCCAGAAGGAGAAGGAAGCTGGGAATGCTGCCTATAAAAAGAAGGATTTCGAAGCTGCAATCCAGCATTACACTAAAGCTTTTGAGCTTGATGATGAGGATATTTCCTTCCTCACCAATAGGGCAGCAGTGTACTTGGAAATGGGGAAGGTATGATATACCAAAATTTCGAAagctttttcttcctttgtcAATTTACGGTATATGCATTATTTAGAAGTTTATGGCTATTTATGCATTTGATTGGTGCATATGTCTTCCATTCTTCTACAGTTTAGAGCTTGCCATGTTGGGGTGTGTGGTATATCACTAGTTTAGGTGTATGTGATACTTGATAATTTGGTGGTTTGATTTTTACGTGGATATTGGCATTGTACGTTAGAAGTGTTAGAGGATTGAGTGGAGTCCCAATATTGATTGTCCTGATTTTGAGGGGAGTATCTCCTTTTGGGCAATCGATATGGGAGCTGGTGTTGGAAGTGGAGAAGTTGATGTTGTTTGCCCTGGGGGAAAACAGATAGTATGTGATTACAGAACAAAAGTACAGTTTGAAATTTCATGAGTTATTTGGTTGGGGGTTATTCAGCGGGGATGATGTATCGGGTAATTGAGGATATTATGAAGTACCTATTTTCCACCGGGTGCCATTTTGCCTATATTCCTGGGAGTGACATCTTTACGTGGCACTTTTTGACGATACagtattatttttattattttgcttGCTGTTGCTTTCAAGTTTTCTTCTTACGCACATTGAGAAGTGTATTGTGATTCTAGATGATCTTGACTCTCTTTCAAGTTTgtttcttgatcaattatttGACTGCAATAAATTTAGCATTTTTGGCTTATGTCTTGGATTTGCTTGACTGGCGTCTGTAAGGAACATAGTTAGTATGCTGGGTTTTGGAAGCGCGGATGATTTTTGAGATACTGGTGTTTTTACATATTGAGATGTTAGTATAAGAGGCCTGCAGGGATTATTCTAAAGACAACAGATGTAGGAtggggagggaaaaaaaattcagttttgCTTTGACTCGTTTTAGGGATGCCATTTTTGTACTTCCCTCAAAGGTAGTTTATGGAATTATTGTGAGACATGACTTCAATCAAATGTGTAGTctacttttttatttcattaatTTTGATTCACCATCCTTGATAATTGTGGTTGCATGAACAACAGTATGAGGATTGCATTAAAGACTGTGACAAAGCAGTTGAAAGAGGAAGAGAGCTGAGGTCAGACTTCAAGATGATCGCAAGGGCTCTGACAAGAAAGGGAACTGCCTTAGTCAAGATGGCAAAATGTTCAAAGGATTATGAACTTGCTATTGAGACTTTCCAGAAGGCACTGACAGAGCACCGCAATCCTGACACACTGAAGAAGCTCAATGAAGCTGAGAAGGCAAAGAAAGAACTAGAGCAACAGGAGTATTTTGATCCACAGATAGCTGATGAGGAGCGTGAAAAAGGTACCCTATCCACCCCCAACACCCCCCttgggtgtgtgtgtgtgtgtgtgtgtgtgtgtgtgtgttcttTTTGTTGCCCCAATGTAGATATTAAATACTTGCAATATTCATATTGTAGGGAATCAGTATTTTAAAGAGCAGAAGTTCCCAGAAGCTGTCAAGCACTACACAGAATCCATCAAGAGGAACCCAAAAGATCCAAGGGTATTTCCTTATCTCAAGATTgtgtatttggaaagttaggctGCGTAAAAGAACATATGCTTCTGTGTTGGATAGTGAACTCTTTCTTTCAGCTGTCATAATGCatgatttatttgctttgttttcaGGCTTATAGTAACAGGGCTGCTTGCTATACAAAGCTAGCGGCTTTACCTGAGGGATTGAAAGATGCTGAAAAGTGCATTGAGCTTGATCCAACATTTGTCAAGGGGTATACAAGAAAGGGTGCTGCCCAGTTTTTGATGAAAGAATATGAAAAGGCTTTAGAAACATACCAGGAAGGATTGAAGCTTGATCGCAACAACCAGGAATTGCTAGATGGCGTTAGAAGGTAAATTATATGATACACCCTTGAATGTCTCTTCTTTTGAATAATACGTTTGCAGCATCTTCAATCCAGTGATGATTGGGtgactgaaaaaaaaatcactgcAGATGTGTAGAACAAATTAACAAGGCAAGCCGCGGGGATCTAACCCCTGAGGAGCTAAAGGAAAGACAGGTTTGATCATCTCCTCCTGTAGTTGATTACTAAGATATGTTATATGTAAAAATCTAATATGGGGTGGGGTCATTGGGATTTGCAGGCCAAGGCAATGCAGGATCCTGAAATCCAAAATATCCTCACTGATCCAGTAATGAGACAGGTAGATTTCTAGCATCCATGTAGTGTTTCCTA
Coding sequences within it:
- the LOC113706909 gene encoding hsp70-Hsp90 organizing protein 3 encodes the protein MADEAKAKGNAAFSAGKYEEAIRHFTEAINFSPTNHVLYSNRSAAYASLGKYSDALPDAEKTVELKPDWSKGYSRLGAAHLGLRRYDDAVSAYNKGLEIDPNNDALKSGLADAQSAQARSRPAQQPPSPFGDVFSGTEMWAKLTADPSTRALLQQPDFVRTMQDIQKNPSSLNTYLKDQRVMQALGVLLGLKLNARGGPEEDTEMPESSPERKRPAEAEPVKEEKRPEKAPEPEPEPMELSGEVKEVKERKAQAQKEKEAGNAAYKKKDFEAAIQHYTKAFELDDEDISFLTNRAAVYLEMGKYEDCIKDCDKAVERGRELRSDFKMIARALTRKGTALVKMAKCSKDYELAIETFQKALTEHRNPDTLKKLNEAEKAKKELEQQEYFDPQIADEEREKGNQYFKEQKFPEAVKHYTESIKRNPKDPRAYSNRAACYTKLAALPEGLKDAEKCIELDPTFVKGYTRKGAAQFLMKEYEKALETYQEGLKLDRNNQELLDGVRRCVEQINKASRGDLTPEELKERQAKAMQDPEIQNILTDPVMRQVLNDFQDNPRAAQEHMKNPLVMNKIHKLVSAGIVQMK
- the LOC113706329 gene encoding uncharacterized protein, coding for MSGASTSSGLRAAFSYCVQQVRNYDYPHYLCLLELPPNMRRAAFALRAFNVETARAMDVASDPKIGLVRLLWWQEAIDKIFSHELIEHPVAQALTSIRSEHKISKSWLKRSVEARINDAKREVTNIPEAIEELERYAEDTASTLLYITLQAGGITSTAADHAASHIGKASGLLVLLRSLSYHASRNRHFSYIPAQVAEKHGLLVNQGGRREIQIDSREGICNAVFEIASVANVHLLKARELYGTVPAEARPVLLPSVPAEAILDSLSRVQFDVFDPRLNRGILGTPPLWFQIKLKWYSWRGKY